A window from Citrus sinensis cultivar Valencia sweet orange chromosome 3, DVS_A1.0, whole genome shotgun sequence encodes these proteins:
- the LOC102622835 gene encoding uncharacterized protein LOC102622835 isoform X19: MPKFTLDNSFRFGSRRETVTIFHSESIDTILKKLTKDWLGQFARGEQVQADLIGWKKMLVKINEVLGDAVEKQMKEESVKKWLGKLRDLACDVDYLLDEFQTEAFQRTLPQEDVDDAVDKSDDSMAMSKVKEVNARLQGIASQIELLGLGKKSGGKSRNVRRAKIRKLPPDDDAIDKFDSTAVSKVKDVNAKFQDIESAIDLRGSKECSAGSVVSSRNVRQRVPTTPSEKAESVLRAYSSSVRGSTRQAKIPEETVREPKKLQPYIKEEVLVGICNDVFPCTAEQFFTLLFSDDSNFTNEYRAARKDNNLVMGQWHAADEYDGQVREITFRSLCNSPMCPPDTAMTEYQHAVLSPDKKIFVFETVQEAHDVPFGSIFEIHCRWHLETIAENSSAIDFKVGAHFKKWCVMQSKIKTGAVNVYQKEVEVMLEIARSYIKTQTSCGETNNQSRSLSITPDFKLAIASVSDPVIDVVVARSYIKTHTSCGETNNQSRSPSTFPIFVCIICIFIYKIYSLVMG; this comes from the exons ATGCCAAAGTTCACTCTCGATAATTCATTTCGTTTCGGCAGCCGAAGAGAGACTGTCACTATCTTCCACTCTGAATCTATCGACACGATACTAAAAAAGTTGACTAAAGATTGGCTGGGGCAGTTTGCACGTGGAGAACAGGTCCAGGCCGATCTGATTGGGTGGAAGAAGATGTTGGTGAAGATAAATGAGGTCCTAGGTGATGCGGTGGAGAAACAGATGAAGGAGGAGTCAGTGAAGAAGTGGCTCGGCAAACTTCGCGACTTGGCTTGCGACGTTGATTACTTGTTGGATGAGTTTCAAACGGAAGCTTTCCAGAGGACGTTACCGCAAGAAGATGTTGATGATGCCGTGGATAAGTCCGATGATTCTATGGCCATGTCTAAAGTAAAGGAGGTCAACGCTAGATTGCAAGGTATTGCATCGCAGATAGAACTACTAGGTTTGGGGAAAAAATCAGGCGGAAAGTCTAGAAATGTCCGCAGAGCAAAAATCAGGAAGTTGCCGCCAGACGATGATGCTATCGATAAGTTTGATTCAACGGCGGTGTCTAAAGTAAAGGATGTCAATGCTAAATTTCAAGATATCGAATCGGCGATAGACCTCCGAGGATCGAAAGAATGCTCAGCTGGGTCAGTTGTGAGCTCAAGAAATGTCAGGCAAAGAGTACCCACGACCCCTTCG GAGAAGGCAGAATCAGTGTTGCGTGCATATAGTAGCTCTGTCAGAGGTAGTACGAGGCAGGCTAAGATTCCGGAAGAAACAGTGCGCGAACCCAAAAAGCTTCAACCATATATCAAAGAAGAGGTTCTTGTTGGTATATGCAAT GATGTTTTCCCATGCACAGCGGAACAgttctttactttattatttagtGATGATTCAAATTTCACAAATGAGTATCGTGCAGCTAGAAAGGATAATAATCTTGTT ATGGGACAGTGGCATGCTGCAGATGAATATGATGGTCAAGTAAGAGAGATCACATTTAGATCTCTCTGCAACAGTCCCATGTGTCCACCTGACACAGCCATGACGGAGTATCAGCATGCAGTTTTATCACcagataagaaaatattt GTTTTTGAGACAGTCCAAGAGGCACATGACGTTCCATTCGGGTCTATCTTTGAG ATTCATTGTCGATGGCATTTGGAGACCATTGCTGAAAATTCCTCTGCTATTGATTTTAAAGTGG GTGCACATTTTAAGAAATGGTGTGTCATGCAATCCAAAATCAAGACAGGTGCTGTTAACGTG TACCAGAAAGAAGTTGAGGTGATGTTAGAAATAGCACGTTCATATATCAAGACTCAAACTTCCTGTGGTGAGACTAACAACCAATCACGCTCTCTATCTATAACCCCAGATTTTAAATTAGCTATTGCATCCGTATCGGATCCGGTAATTGATGTTGTTGTAGCACGTTCGTATATCAAGACTCATACTTCCTGTGGTGAGACTAACAACCAATCACGCTCTCCATCTACATTCCCCATTTTTGTATGTATTAtatgcatatttatatataagatATATTCCCTTGTGATGGGATGA
- the LOC127900791 gene encoding F-box protein At5g49610-like, whose amino-acid sequence MAKSEGSMSEDTVIEILSKLPVKSLLRFKCVCKFWHELFGSPGFISKHQENEHSTRLVVRYLADDEDDPHEERLCICLFHDETLADVSLREDILPVMPREACPMGPFEWGLFCCISDIKQEIGLWKFATRDYKILPKIKPDSFWTIYGVGLGMDQKSNCSKLVCAMAIAQYDHNDVLKSSDSNQVAIYSIDTNSWRNFQSLELSKYKFEVGDTSKGRYQNGDCYWPVKPRFEIKHPDYKVILSFDLSNEVFQEIQPPDCRHESPIHWPYKALGGT is encoded by the coding sequence ATGGCGAAAAGCGAAGGATCTATGTCTGAAGACACTGTTATAGAAATTCTATCAAAATTGCCCGTGAAATCATTACTACGGTTCAAGTGCGTTTGTAAATTTTGGCATGAATTATTCGGAAGCCCTGGTTTCATTTCCAAACACCAAGAAAATGAACACAGTACCCGTCTCGTCGTACGCTATTTGGCTGATGACGAGGATGATCCACATGAGGAGCGtctttgtatttgtttattccACGATGAAACATTGGCAGATGTATCTTTGCGAGAAGATATTCTTCCAGTAATGCCCCGAGAAGCATGTCCAATGGGCCCTTTCGAATGGGGTTTGTTTTGTTGCATTTCAGACATTAAGCAAGAAATAGGTTTATGGAAGTTTGCCACCAGGGATTACAAAATTCTCCCGAAGATCAAACCAGACTCATTCTGGACAATTTATGGTGTTGGACTGGGAATGGATCAGAAAAGTAACTGCAGCAAGTTAGTATGCGCGATGGCTATTGCCCAATACGATCATAATGACGTCCTAAAGTCGTCAGATTCAAATCAAGTTGCAATTTACAGCATTGATACTAATTCCTGGAGAAATTTTCAAAGCTTGGAATTGAGCAAGTATAAATTCGAAGTTGGTGACACGTCAAAAGGCAGATACCAAAATGGAGATTGTTACTGGCCGGTAAAGCCTCgatttgaaattaaacatCCCGACTATAAGGTGATCCTCTCATTTGACCTGAGTAATGAAGTTTTCCAAGAGATACAGCCGCCTGATTGCCGTCATGAAAGCCCAATTCACTGGCCGTATAAAGCTTTGGGGGGTACATAA